The nucleotide window ATGATAAGCCTGCTTGTTTTGGCTTAAGAGAATTTGCATTTATTGCAGGGTTGAATTGCTCAGCATACCCCCATGatgcaaaattgaaaaaagttcTTGAAAAGGGAGAGAAATTTTACTACAATGTGACAAAGAATAAGAATACTACTACAAAGTTTTTGCGTTTGATCAAGGGTTTCAAGTTGAATAAGGAGCAGAAGTTGAAGTGCTCGTTGGTTTTGTTCGTCCACACGATGCTGCTTGCTCATAATTGATCtaaaattatggattcaagtcACATTAAGATGGTGGATGATTTAGATTTCTTCAATAATTATCTGTGGGGGAAAGAgagttttaatttaatattgaCGTATCTGAagaataaaatcaatttgaagAAGTAGAGTAAAGTGTTTAAAGAAAGAGGAAATGCATTGTATGCTCTGCATGGCTTTCCCTAGGCATTTCTGGTAAAATCATGTAGTTGATTTATGATAAATTCTTATATATTTGTGTAGTATTTTATAGCCTCTgtatatttatttgttcttcTAGTAATTTAAGGTTTGGATATATGAGGCTTTTCCTCATCTTGAAAAGTATGCCAAGGAGTCCTTGGATTCTCCTTTACCCATTCACTGTTTACTTAGATGGCACAACGCAAAAATGATAATATTATGAAAGGTGATCCATTTAAGTAAACAGAAAAAAGTACAAAGGTACACGGtttatttatcattatttaGAAATACTTATAAATTGGTGTTTGTGTCCAATTTGTATTAGAGTAAATGGTGAGTGtttatttgaacttaaaatTCATATAACTTTGTCACATTAATTTGTTTATCCCTCTCTCGAGAGTGCTCCATATCTTCCCTCGAGTGAATTGAGATAACAAAAGTCCTTAGGAGCACATCAAAATGGATTTGCACATGACCTTAATTACCACGCAACTTGTTTCATCACAAGAAATGGAGTCAAGCAAATGTCTTAAAAATGATAATGTTGGATTCATAATACTTCAAGTCTAGCAATCAAATGTCGACAAACCTACACTTCAACAACGCTTGAAGTAGTTAGGCATATGTAGACACACAAATTTTATTGGATTTAATTCATATGAAATTAGGATTAAATCCATGTTTATTTGGGTTGGGTGATTAATTTGGccttacaaataaataagtccatttttattaaattcaagtGCAATAAAGGTCCATTTCACCTTGAAGCCCAAACCTATGCCACATATCACAGTGACTAGGCATTCGATACCAACAAGGTGACGCCACGTGTCCAAATGAGATGGTAGTCTCAGTCAAATGAAAGAACCAATCACAATCTGacaagtgtcaaaatgacatcctTTGGTCAATCATAAATAACTGTGTCCACCCCCTATAACCACTACAAAAAAggtgtgaattacatggggatttttCTGGGGGTTTGTATGAAAATCCAcaggaaacttattttcttgcaaattttcatactaatccccagGAAAATCCTCATGTAATTcacatttttcttgtagtgaactataaataggggatgTACATGACATTATAAGGAATACTACGAAAACTCTTTAACAAGCATTCTGCAAGGATTGGAGAAAGCTACAACATCAACTACATATATCTCTTCGAATGAGTGGTCAACGAACTTGTTCCCGTAGATCGACTTGAAACAACGAAGCGTTTCTCGACATTTCCAGAGATCAAACACATCTCAAGAAGGTTTACATCATCCAACATTCGAGAAATACACTACTGAAGGTTCTCAAATCACAGAGAagttttgtcacgacccgatttctcaagtcatgatggcacctactataacccaccagtaggtaagccaacccgtaacccggaacaacaagtaatgggtctgagggtagaaactaaacaagagtaggcaaataacaatataaacaggcggaagcaaaccaaaaacatatatacaaataaagatctctcccagaacctggaagtcactagtacagagctactaacaaaatgagtacaagtcccaaaagtggacaatagagactggactgtctcgaaaggtaaaagacaagtctatatatacagatggagactgaaatagtacaaaacgtcgtgtgctcactccTGTCTCCAGATCAgactgctccaagctcgatcaatgctggctactagtgcccggacctacatcacgaaatagatgcagagcgtagcatgagtaccaaaacaacaggtacccagtaggcatcataggccgactgaacttgaaaagtaaaggcaatatgaaaagaaggaataacacaaaccgaagtcaagaactaaaatctaactaacaatggaatgcatacgagtgtacaaagaactaactaaagtaatctataagctaactacacctaactggacccccataagcccagaaggtacactcgtgcgcaagttaaataaaaacctaaacggacccccataagcccgacgagtacacagaataactataactaaaaagaattGCATAAAcgaacccaagaacgaagaacatcgaaccagaacctcaaccctaattagtagaatctgacagtacggaggccggacctcgaaccggatgctcacaagaaaccaagtaaccaatcacaagtaacaagtataagaggccggaactctaaccggatgctctatataagtatttgagcaatagaggccggaccttaaaccagatgctctatataagtatctgggaaatagaggccggaccttaaaccggatgctctataaaggtgccaatgtagctgctgaaagagtcctaatCGATCCACACTCATAAATGTCCATGGAATGccgtccatacttagccaatcaatgtaagtccttggaaccaaatcgaaaatcaaattcaaatcgcgaagtagaactagtgtcgccgacgtaacttgcgaagccgtaacatcggggaaaaaTAAGGATAAGTAAAGTTGGAGCAAGCGTATCGCCTAGTTAAGGCCCaatctatcagactcaagtatgatacaccagtctacagggatctaagccgACCGAGCGACGTcagggcaaaactaaggcctatcggatccgaatcatgtatttctaaggcaagccctagtcaaacctaaactaaggcccaaatgcttcaaataaacaataattaatcatgcaagcactccacatagcgaggagggtccgttaataacacaaagcatgctcacagtcacccgataattcccgaaatatgccgaaaacatgatttcttaatgcttatgtaggattcaataactacccaacccaaatcccaactaatcaacatgcattcacattctcgagctcagtctaagagagggaaactgtagcctacctgtaggccgatcacacgcgctccaaaatcactcctTCAGAGCTTTCCCTTTTCGAACGTcctcgaaacgctgccccgctatcaaaaatagagtcacaacgttaatacagtcgtttagacaccaaaatcacaacaaacggagatgggtcaattttggagtcaaaacgggaatcgtgggacccgcgcaggaaattctgaaattaaccccaaaagtgggtcctaaccagttttcccagctcatgtcccaaaatgggacacaattcggggctcgggaacaacacaatatcaacatgcaactaaaacccaaattttctcaaaaatagaaatgggacagcagtgtatttaccaaaaacgagcggtctacagtaaaatctgacaacaccacaatgttctcctcgaaaaaccactcaagatagcctcaaaaatcaccaaaattgtatctaaaatggctaagaaaacaagtctcaaaaatttccaaaatcaagctcacaaaaggggtctggcagcaggtatttttagaaaattacctcaaacggggactccaaatcactatccgagatCACCAACGCGTTGTCCttgaaaaatctcacaactttgccttttggatcacccaaatcggttgagagatgagagagagatgAGGGTTTGAAATTTGGGAAATGTtgctgattttctgcaatttattgcagaaaatctgcaacatttccaaaacttaaaattccgatggggtgctccgatctcgttcggaaccccttgcacgcaaacgagatatgcaaccataccaaattcgatattccagactcaacggcgcagtcgaaatttccatcagaggtcatttcgataaaaagtgggtcccacttccaaaagccattttaagtcaaaacccacaaaagggctcggaaagatatcgaaaacctccagacacaaaagaagggtcaatctagaccaaactcgacattccggagctaaccacgctgacggaattctcatccgagcgcgtttactcagaatgttgaccaaagtcaaccttaggctaaaattcaaaggctaaaacgcctaatcgcaccgactcacactgaaaacctcgggagtcatgtcgaccatgctgctggcctaaaatgacccttccggagctggtggaatcgtcagaattggattccgatatcatcttcttgaacttttgatcgaaaatgatcgttcaaggttcataagctccaaaacacaaaaactcgcaccaagaccaaacgaacgaccaggtgaccgaactgtcagtcccagcaagtcataaatgatttggggtcgctataggaacgctctaaacgacacacagaaggcaagacacagaaatgaccatgagggtcattacaagTTTAGTagagaagaatcaagagaaTAACAGAATTGTACCCACAagattcatcaataaaaatcacattttcttttatttattttgcatgcAGTTAATTTTCAGCGCTTATGAAAATTTGTTGCGAACACGCCTAATTTGAAATGAAGGGAGTATgttgttactccctccgttcctcAATACTTGACATGTTTTATTTTGAACATCcctaaagaaaaacattaattaaCTAGAGgataatttgattaaattattgttatttattactaatattttattGCATTTATATCTCTCcatattttttaataagaatAATCAAAAGTTGAaacaaacaattaattatatcttaatttttaaaaataatttagcaaGAATAACAAGTATTTAAGAAGAGAGGGAATATAATTTGTTAAGATAAAATTAACAGAGGTATACGTTGTCTAAAATTTATGAACTTGTGTACTGCATGTGCTTCCTCTAGGAATTGGAGTCAAACTGTCTTGGTAAACTATAACTCTCATACTCTTTGGACAACCGTGTAGATTCAATTCCACGACTTCATCAGAGTTAAGATCATATGACATAAAATGCCCATTTTTACTTTGATAAAGCAATAAATAATCCTTCCACACTGCCAATGGAGATTCAATAGGAAGACATCTAATTGTATACTTCTTTCCCCAAGACTCATTAACATTATAATTTTTCAGTATCCAAATGTCTATCAAATTTATCATTGGATCAACCATGGGACCTAAACAGGGGTAACATATCAAGCCTATAGACCCATTCAAGAGGATAAAGCTATAACGTGTTCCATTGGAACAACGACGAATATTTGGCGTCTTTATAATCCGAAAAATTTCGGTGCTCAAGTCAAAACAAAGAATTACAAGTCGGCCTTCTGAAGTTGCAATCCAGTGATAAGCTCCATTATAAAACATCGAAGAATTCAACCAAAACAACCTGGGCAACTGTAGATTCACATGTTCTAATTCTCTCCAAATATCAATACCCAATTCATAAATCTCAACTTTTCTCTCTCCGTGTTCGGCATACCCATAACGATCGTCGTTGTAAATATCATATATTCTAACAGCCTTGTAGTCATTAACAACACAATCAAAACCAAACCCGGCGCATTCAATGGATCGACGGAATCCCTTAGGAGCGTTAAAAGGGCTAGTTGGGAGCAGCCTATAATTTCTGGTAGACGGATTGAATAAGATGGTAATAACTGCATCCATTAGTGCAATCAGACCTTGGAAAGGTCCAATGACTTGGTCATAGTCAATAATGTATGGGGATGTTATATAAGGCACGTCTACATCTGGAAAAATACAGTTGAGATAATCATCACCATCactagaaagaaaagaaaagatagcTTTATATTTGTTAATGTCATTTTTGTAGGAGCGCTTGAAGAGAATGTTTTCATCATTCGAAGTAGTGGTGCGGTTAAGATGAAGATTAACAAAACCAGAAGATTGTATGATAGTGTAACAAGTTCTAGAGACGCATTTGAATCGCAAGAGAAATTTCACTGATAGCCTCAAAAGTATATAAACAAGGACATCTTCAGGCAATTTCTTCATAATTCGATCTGCCATCATGTGATCTTCGTGATCTCATTTTCATTTCAGTTTAAAGAATGATGTTTCTACATAAAGTAACTACATTAGCACCTTTTGCGTGGGATTTGCCATCCCAAAGCTTATTCCACACAAGTTAACACTAAGTATCCGATGTTTTGTGGGGTCTGAATGGGTTTGCAACGCTCAAATTtcgtttaattaattttatgtcTAACATGCGATGTCATAGttgtatgaggctctttattTTTGGGTGTTTGGACAGGTGGTCCCCCGGTCACCACCATTTCGAAACAACCTCTGTCCTTCGCTCCCTTTCACAAAGCCGGCTGGATTATACTGTTAAAAAAATCTATCGtactatgatttttttaaaaaaaattgggtagaaaatataatattttttaatgtttttagtGAAGGGATCAATGtaataattgagaaattaaattgtttttaagTAACTATAGTATCTTTTTTATGTGGCTACCTATTTTATTGCCTCATTTACTTCGTGACGATTAACATGTGTTGTCCATCTTATATTAAGAtacttaaaacaaaactttgaagaaattggtaaaaaacaacaaagtttaaatagtattttcaaactagaaaattaaaactagtagataaaatagaatcaaaaacagattagaaacaatataaaatatttttctcaaaaaaagaaaatcgagcccactgaatgcgcagtgtccccttaaggaaattattcccctcaagtacccgaggttaacagaatatatcctcccaggatagaacgatcttactcatcggtgtatcggtacctaaaaccacggtgtcagcgaaccactcaacggcagtaaagtacactttgaatactagatttagtagtagtagaagaagtcttATTATCCATTGCTCTGATACAATTTTTCGGGGGTGCGGAATTCATGGAGTTCATGacatttttggtagtgtggtagatAGTGTGATAGGTGAGGAATTCATggtatttttggtatttttggtAGGTGTACCATTTTTGATAGGTGAGGaattcattttatgttttgctaaatattttatcataatattcttttgctaagtattttaatcttaatatctctttaatattatttatgatatattctagatataacatatcttgggttcttagatacatatataaattttcctccattaattgttctaatagttttatatcttccatagattctgtccaatattgtaaatattcgtagttcattttaatctaaatttatttctaaatcataccattctattctttcgaggtctaaatcatgtaggtctatttcatagcATTGctggtttaatatatcttctgattcgttatcattaaatattttttctcatattattcttcttaattcaattatttctatatctttaagtatctataagattaaagtttcatagttttttattatttcatcatgcatgtatgtagtcatgttctttatcatgcaagtttttattttcaattattccttcctatgatcatattcataattgattaaattcatattagatcattatgaactagattatctgtttatcatgttttcctgtcactactagcatcgtactttagcagaTACTTCCTTATTATCAGcacctcaactttgtttactcccctaaacggctttcctcgcctaccggtttcaacattaggatgacatattATAAAAGTTTTTTCCCTGTTTctagtgtgctaataaactagaaatcatgattcaaataattctaatacataataactaacataaatttattcaatcatatatatgatattcaggaatatatgaaattagttctgcatatttatTGAACAATagacctttgcctcttgcttatccatgatatctgaagtttgttccattatctattaaatataaatagcttaagtattaaatatttgagagagtgttTATGAAAATGCTTCGTTTATTCAAAGTCTGTCCTTTATGTTACATCTtccttcctttatatagaaaggaaatcCTATCTACTGCACTTACAAATTCTATCATATCTCTACATTAATGTACAATAACGCACTACTTCATGACTTTCTTACATAGTACTATTtactttatgacttttttacACTACCATACCTAcccactttacacttgtcccTACACCACACCTACCACTTTTAATATGCATCCTACATTGTTGACTAATTTACACTACACCTTCTTACAATAAgactaataatttacaataatagTACTATTCACTATTTTCTTTTGGCTGTTTTGGCAAATATATCTTCTTTGCCTTATCTCTTTAGTTGTCTTTATCTTCTTTGTCCCAATCTTCTTTGTCTTGACtttattccagctggacatcgGGAATCACGTTGtcttctccattacattttgaacatagatgatcagggtatttgtgtccaattagcttgcaatatctggttagtAGTTCTGGCAAAATAAATCCTGCTTTGAGTGCTCTTGTCGTAGGTCTTTCTTctggttttaataatgataaaattcatttctggacttcatccatatctgctttccttagttctcttgaatttgaatatatcattaactGGTCTCTAGAGTAGTAACTCCATATAACATATCCGTTcaaataattgtttgctaactcttgtataatagttgatataccaattattcttttattggcataaaaacttggtatctctattttttgtatttcttcttGTTGTACGATATCATcaggtataatcatatctttggttAATCCTATCTTAATAACTTGAATTGGAGGTTTTAtctcctcgtataatatctccgctggtgctgtataaaattttatataaaataaatttcctttggtaactcttttatatgtgacgaatgctttgtgtaATTCTGGTATTCCACTTATCTCTTCTCCATCGTATGTATATACGGTATTTGATAGTCCATAATTGtaatatgttcttactaaattggcgttagtttttggttgtgcaattaacttgttataaccttgtaatttttgggttaggtAGTCTTTATTTGGTTCTTTGGTTGTACTGGATCTAGGATTACGAtttaaataggtttggattttgtatatattttcaatataggttctcataacatggttatataattttttctcattttgtaggCTATCTGCAGAGGTTGAGGTTTGGGGTTCCATAGCCAATGTGTTTTTTGGTGTTCTCGgagtaaatggtttttcaaatagcCGGTTTAAGTTTGTATTCTTATGttgtttttcactaacttgtTTGCCCGTACCTGTAGCTGtgtttaaacaaacattatgtgTTTTAAGGTGTTTCTCAACGTCACCTTTTAGATCTGGATTTTTAAAGTCCTccgatcgacttagctccgcatttttatagtcatgctgctgacttcGTATTTGTTGTAGCTCTTTGTCAATATTCTACTTTTGTGCAAAGTAGGTTCATAGCTTTgagtatttcttctatagtattttctttttcactttgtGTAACTTTggcttgataagtaatctgcaataacattcttgtcagtttttatcacttcaatagtaaatgtagaatttaatatatttaataccaatcttctcatttctttcgtagttaccgaatcttgtatttttcttgttagccacaattttacttttttattatcggtccttataataaatttgttatatacaatatatagttcaaataataataaacatttatatactgaatataattttttcctatttatttcccatcttatttCTATATTAGTAAATATTCCTGAATAATagctacaatgatgttctattttttctttatcatacctatattttaagactcctccataactCTTTTCACtggcatctgattctactatataaataatttttttgttttcatccagaaaatatagtttaggtaggttcttacataatagttttattttttgtatttgtgtttggtgtttttttatcaaactgatattctacatctttctttaatttttgttgtaatagttttaaattctctgctaattttggtatgtattctcatacttgatttactagttctagaaatgattgtaatttcttttttgtatctagttgttcatttgagttaattattttttgtactatgtgtgtttgcattttattccatttttatctatttgtattcctaaaaattttatttgttttttcattatgtcagctttctttttacttagacttatgtctgaatattctataatatgtataaatttttctgataatcttatatgttcatcttgtgttttggaatatagtaatatatcatcaatatatactacagaattttctagttgtttaaaatagttatccataaagtgttgatatctacctggtgcatttttatatccaaatggtaatacatttcattcataaaatccttgtggtacggtaaatgctgtaagttttttagattcctcttctaactttaagtggtaaaatcctgatttgcagtcaaatttactaaaataattatatccttgtatttgtcttatctttaatattttatttggtattgcgtaattatatgttttagtttttgcatttaaatttctataatcaataaccattctactttttcctcgtttttgttcactatgtttatttactataaatgctgggCTCGTATGCTTaatattgctttcttgtatatattctttttctagtaattcacttata belongs to Solanum stenotomum isolate F172 chromosome 1, ASM1918654v1, whole genome shotgun sequence and includes:
- the LOC125846289 gene encoding F-box protein CPR1-like, translated to MMADRIMKKLPEDVLVYILLRLSVKFLLRFKCVSRTCYTIIQSSGFVNLHLNRTTTSNDENILFKRSYKNDINKYKAIFSFLSSDGDDYLNCIFPDVDVPYITSPYIIDYDQVIGPFQGLIALMDAVITILFNPSTRNYRLLPTSPFNAPKGFRRSIECAGFGFDCVVNDYKAVRIYDIYNDDRYGYAEHGERKVEIYELGIDIWRELEHVNLQLPRLFWLNSSMFYNGAYHWIATSEGRLVILCFDLSTEIFRIIKTPNIRRCSNGTRYSFILLNGSIGLICYPCLGPMVDPMINLIDIWILKNYNVNESWGKKYTIRCLPIESPLAVWKDYLLLYQSKNGHFMSYDLNSDEVVELNLHGCPKSMRVIVYQDSLTPIPRGSTCSTQVHKF